A region of Salirhabdus salicampi DNA encodes the following proteins:
- a CDS encoding YwaF family protein, with protein sequence MSDLFVKDGSEPFVLFSSTHILTMAVILALCIGMYLFRKQLKRGLPNKIFRFGMATILIISEISLIWWLLTVGDWSLQYSLPLHLSSLSLFLSSILLITRNYRLFEFTYFVGIGSAFQVMLTPDIQAYTFPHFRYIHFFVSHGGIAIANLFMVLVEGYRPTFKSIFKAFLYVNCYSLFIFIVNVVIDGNYMYIMRKPMNPSVFDYLGPWPYYIIPLEIITLATFLLLYVPFYIRKIRDSSR encoded by the coding sequence ATGAGTGATTTGTTTGTTAAAGATGGTAGTGAACCATTTGTTTTATTTTCATCAACTCATATATTAACTATGGCAGTTATATTAGCTCTTTGTATCGGTATGTATTTATTCAGAAAGCAGCTAAAGCGTGGCTTACCAAACAAGATATTTAGGTTCGGCATGGCAACTATTTTAATTATTTCTGAAATAAGTTTAATCTGGTGGCTTCTTACTGTAGGCGATTGGTCACTTCAGTATTCATTACCACTTCATTTAAGTAGCCTTTCACTTTTTTTATCAAGTATTTTGTTAATTACAAGAAACTATCGTCTTTTTGAATTTACTTATTTTGTTGGTATCGGAAGTGCATTTCAAGTTATGCTTACACCGGACATTCAAGCCTATACGTTTCCTCATTTTAGATATATACACTTCTTTGTTTCGCATGGAGGAATTGCAATTGCAAATTTGTTTATGGTACTAGTGGAAGGGTACCGGCCAACATTCAAGTCTATCTTCAAAGCATTCCTGTATGTGAATTGTTATTCGTTATTTATTTTTATTGTGAATGTAGTTATAGACGGTAACTATATGTATATTATGAGAAAGCCTATGAACCCATCCGTATTCGATTACTTAGGGCCATGGCCATATTATATTATCCCTTTAGAAATCATCACCTTAGCAACGTTTCTATTATTGTATGTTCCATTTTATATTAGAAAAATAAGAGATAGTTCCAGGTAA
- a CDS encoding glycerol kinase: MSATNKVKYISTTVLSKELKMNVKEIFEILLKNGMIKRVDENWILTDKGKQIGGTVKKHPKAGEYIAWNENIKEHSIFRPANDDVLLNATALSKHFGVSKFKMNPILSELGFIQKGLKGWTITKLGLSLGGKQLEYDKTGVPYVNWPKSILKNKRLVETMKELQGNETEEEKASNQDNPLGFREKFEAKHRTADGHYVRSRAEMLIDNWLYMSEIVHAYERKLPVEEDIYTDFYLPVGKVYIEYWGLEDDPKYAARKQEKLNIYEKYGFNLIELHDTDIQNLDDILPKKLLKFGITAY; this comes from the coding sequence ATGAGTGCAACTAACAAAGTAAAGTATATCTCAACAACAGTGTTGTCAAAAGAATTAAAAATGAATGTAAAAGAAATATTTGAAATCCTACTTAAAAATGGAATGATTAAAAGAGTCGATGAAAATTGGATTCTCACTGATAAAGGGAAACAAATAGGGGGAACGGTTAAAAAGCATCCAAAGGCTGGTGAGTACATTGCTTGGAATGAGAACATAAAAGAACATAGCATATTTCGACCAGCTAATGATGACGTTCTTCTGAATGCAACTGCATTAAGTAAACACTTTGGTGTATCCAAGTTTAAAATGAATCCAATCTTATCGGAACTAGGATTTATTCAAAAAGGACTCAAAGGTTGGACAATAACTAAACTAGGATTGAGTTTAGGTGGAAAACAATTGGAATATGATAAGACAGGAGTGCCATATGTAAACTGGCCTAAAAGTATATTAAAGAATAAGAGACTGGTAGAAACAATGAAAGAGTTGCAAGGTAACGAGACTGAAGAAGAGAAAGCTTCTAATCAAGATAATCCTTTAGGATTTAGAGAAAAGTTCGAAGCCAAGCACAGAACAGCTGATGGTCATTATGTTCGTTCAAGAGCAGAAATGTTGATAGATAATTGGTTATACATGTCTGAAATTGTACATGCATACGAAAGAAAATTGCCAGTTGAGGAAGATATTTATACTGATTTTTACTTGCCAGTTGGAAAAGTGTACATAGAATATTGGGGATTAGAAGATGATCCAAAATATGCGGCAAGAAAACAAGAGAAACTAAACATCTACGAAAAATATGGGTTTAATTTAATAGAGTTACATGATACTGATATTCAAAACCTAGATGATATTCTACCAAAGAAACTGTTGAAATTTGGGATTACCGCATATTAG
- a CDS encoding nucleoside triphosphate pyrophosphohydrolase — protein MPTYNKLVRDKIPDIIKKSGKIFTSKKLSNDEYIEALYKKLYEEIEELTKANSQSEVVEEAADVLELLYALMKVNGTSIEELENVRAEKKKHRGGFENRVFLQEVSE, from the coding sequence ATGCCTACATACAATAAACTGGTACGAGACAAGATTCCTGACATAATTAAAAAGTCTGGGAAAATCTTTACTAGTAAAAAGCTTTCTAATGATGAATATATAGAAGCTTTGTATAAAAAGTTATATGAAGAGATAGAGGAATTAACTAAAGCAAACTCGCAGTCTGAAGTAGTGGAAGAAGCTGCAGATGTTTTAGAATTGCTTTATGCTTTAATGAAAGTAAATGGAACTTCTATAGAAGAGCTTGAAAATGTGCGAGCTGAAAAAAAGAAACATCGAGGAGGATTTGAAAACCGAGTTTTCCTTCAGGAGGTTAGTGAATGA
- a CDS encoding HNH endonuclease domain-containing protein, with product MSHKLKVGELKEHYLTDEDIWRIFTIVLSSKSVKSSTYKYALIKALIENLYQVNDQFELTYNQLAYSFTKVYWNLIVQHNLVKQNRGKNARVVTIIKDVQSKYQIPTDFSFDKLKEDIQINLISEVKATMKQNVFGALYGDTQGKFYAFEHRSEYFKINPAVHRFMLNYQRLIVNLTNYHMAAMIEKLNDIPSINYLLGKVESIAKRSSLRPFEKILLNHFEHTCFYCGKTLLSGKRQTHVDHFIPWSFVQSDQLWNLVLSCSTCNSSKSDKLPEKNFLCTLIQRNNELLYKKEHTNVGNLMTNYKDKKVILLYDYSIKNGYDQIWSPG from the coding sequence ATGAGTCATAAATTAAAAGTAGGTGAATTAAAGGAGCATTATTTGACGGACGAGGATATTTGGAGGATTTTTACGATTGTATTATCGAGTAAGTCGGTAAAATCCTCTACCTATAAATATGCACTGATTAAGGCATTAATCGAAAACCTATATCAAGTTAATGATCAGTTCGAATTAACCTATAATCAACTTGCTTATTCTTTTACTAAAGTGTATTGGAATTTAATTGTTCAACACAATCTCGTTAAACAAAATCGTGGTAAGAATGCTAGAGTTGTAACCATTATTAAGGACGTCCAATCCAAATACCAAATACCGACTGATTTCAGTTTTGATAAGTTAAAAGAAGATATTCAAATTAATCTCATATCCGAAGTGAAAGCGACTATGAAGCAAAATGTGTTTGGTGCATTATATGGGGATACACAAGGCAAGTTCTATGCTTTTGAACATCGTTCAGAATACTTTAAAATAAACCCTGCTGTACATCGCTTTATGTTGAACTATCAAAGGCTCATCGTGAACCTGACGAATTACCATATGGCAGCAATGATCGAAAAACTTAATGATATTCCAAGCATAAACTACCTTCTCGGAAAAGTAGAAAGCATAGCCAAACGGTCATCCTTACGTCCCTTTGAAAAAATTTTGCTAAACCATTTTGAGCATACTTGTTTCTATTGCGGCAAGACCCTATTAAGTGGAAAAAGACAAACGCATGTAGATCATTTTATCCCGTGGTCATTTGTTCAGTCGGACCAACTATGGAACCTGGTTCTATCATGTAGCACATGTAACAGTTCAAAAAGTGACAAACTCCCTGAAAAGAATTTTCTTTGTACTCTAATTCAGCGAAATAATGAACTGCTATATAAAAAAGAACATACTAACGTCGGAAATCTAATGACGAATTATAAAGACAAGAAAGTTATTCTACTTTATGATTACTCCATTAAGAACGGGTATGATCAAATATGGAGTCCTGGTTAA
- a CDS encoding nuclease-related domain-containing protein, with the protein MWGLIIILIFFGLVKLNFHKIKGFVGESYIKNKLKKLDPNSYKVFNDVYVPTKDGTTQVDHIVTSPYGIFVIETKHYNGWIFGNENQRYWTQVIYKRKGKLFNPIWQNKGHIQALSEYLNIKKNAFYSIVAFSGQSTFKFKDPFNRLMLYISNNCLKPFAVNQS; encoded by the coding sequence ATGTGGGGGCTTATTATAATATTAATTTTTTTTGGTTTAGTTAAACTGAATTTTCACAAAATAAAGGGATTCGTTGGGGAAAGTTATATAAAAAACAAGTTAAAAAAATTAGATCCAAATAGCTATAAAGTTTTTAATGATGTGTACGTGCCTACTAAAGATGGAACTACTCAAGTTGATCACATCGTTACTTCTCCGTATGGCATTTTTGTCATAGAAACGAAGCATTATAATGGATGGATTTTTGGTAACGAAAACCAAAGATATTGGACACAAGTTATTTACAAAAGAAAAGGGAAGCTTTTCAACCCGATTTGGCAAAATAAAGGACATATACAAGCCTTATCTGAGTACTTAAATATAAAGAAAAATGCTTTCTACTCGATAGTCGCTTTTTCTGGACAATCCACCTTTAAATTTAAAGATCCTTTCAACAGGCTGATGTTATACATTTCAAACAATTGCTTGAAACCATTCGCGGTGAATCAATCATAA
- a CDS encoding topoisomerase DNA-binding C4 zinc finger domain-containing protein: MKAINKEIESLIITDKKELRQVRKQHIKSVKEKTSNRVNKKKSSPKNIKTPTTKTKTNRRRTKVIPLKKEQHVETCPKCGGGIVERRGKYGKFFGCNNYPKCKYTVKSG; the protein is encoded by the coding sequence ATGAAGGCTATTAATAAAGAAATAGAGAGTCTAATCATTACTGATAAAAAGGAATTAAGACAAGTACGAAAACAACATATCAAATCAGTAAAAGAGAAAACATCTAATCGTGTAAACAAGAAGAAATCAAGTCCAAAAAATATAAAAACACCTACAACGAAAACAAAAACTAATAGGAGGAGAACCAAAGTAATACCGCTTAAAAAGGAACAACATGTAGAAACTTGTCCTAAGTGCGGTGGGGGAATAGTAGAAAGACGCGGGAAATATGGCAAATTCTTTGGTTGTAATAATTATCCTAAATGCAAATATACAGTAAAATCAGGATGA
- a CDS encoding CaiB/BaiF CoA transferase family protein, producing the protein MSTNSISNSGPLRDIKILDFTRAYAGPFSTMLLADLGATVIKIEPPEGDFIREIGPFVSEENKDGGIGGFFNSVNRNKRSIAVDLKTKEGQTVVHDLVKECDALICNFSTPKVMNKFNLDYEQVKLMNPQLVYVSISGYGTNYVVDSKYEGKPTVDIMMQAESGAMSITGSETGENYKIGPGVGDSYAGVMAAIALLSAIIERQNSGKGQFIDIAMLDSMIHLCERIVYQYSYTGKSPKPEGNRHPFQAPYSIYDTKDGKIAIAGLPDRYWIRLCKAMDREDILSDKRFETSIKRREHQDVIDEIITTWTTQYTRKEAMEILDHYGCLAAPLNKAEDLFHNEHVKAREMLIDIEANPFTGEKRKIIGVPFKFSETKAEIKHRAPLIGEHSQDTLRDLLNYSEDQINDLVEKNVIKIKNTDVKMSNNI; encoded by the coding sequence ATGAGCACAAACAGTATTAGCAATAGTGGACCACTTAGAGATATTAAAATATTAGATTTCACACGTGCATATGCTGGTCCGTTTTCCACTATGCTTCTTGCTGACCTTGGAGCAACGGTAATTAAGATTGAACCCCCAGAAGGAGATTTTATCCGTGAAATTGGACCATTTGTCTCTGAGGAAAATAAAGATGGAGGAATTGGTGGTTTTTTCAACAGTGTTAACCGTAATAAACGAAGTATTGCAGTTGATCTTAAGACAAAGGAAGGTCAAACCGTTGTACATGACTTAGTTAAAGAATGTGATGCTTTAATTTGTAACTTTAGTACACCTAAAGTAATGAACAAGTTTAATCTAGATTATGAACAAGTGAAATTAATGAACCCTCAGCTTGTATATGTATCAATTAGTGGTTATGGTACAAATTATGTCGTTGATTCGAAGTATGAAGGAAAACCGACTGTAGATATTATGATGCAGGCGGAAAGTGGAGCCATGAGTATTACTGGCTCAGAAACAGGAGAAAATTATAAGATTGGTCCAGGTGTCGGTGATAGTTATGCAGGAGTAATGGCGGCAATTGCGCTATTATCTGCTATTATTGAACGACAAAATTCAGGAAAGGGTCAATTTATTGATATCGCAATGCTAGACTCTATGATTCATCTTTGTGAGCGCATTGTTTATCAATACTCTTATACAGGAAAGTCTCCTAAACCTGAAGGAAATAGGCATCCATTTCAAGCGCCATACAGTATCTACGATACAAAGGACGGAAAAATAGCCATCGCTGGTCTTCCTGACAGGTACTGGATAAGATTATGTAAAGCAATGGATAGAGAAGATATTTTATCAGATAAACGTTTTGAGACTTCAATAAAAAGAAGAGAACACCAAGATGTAATTGATGAAATTATTACTACATGGACAACACAATATACAAGAAAAGAAGCAATGGAGATTTTAGACCACTATGGATGTCTTGCAGCACCTCTTAATAAAGCTGAGGACTTATTTCACAATGAACATGTTAAAGCAAGAGAAATGTTAATTGATATAGAGGCAAATCCATTTACAGGAGAAAAACGCAAAATTATCGGTGTGCCATTTAAATTTTCTGAAACTAAGGCAGAGATAAAACACCGTGCACCATTGATTGGTGAGCATAGTCAAGATACTTTAAGAGACCTATTAAACTATTCTGAAGATCAAATTAACGATTTAGTAGAAAAAAATGTTATTAAGATCAAAAACACAGATGTCAAAATGTCAAACAATATATAA
- a CDS encoding thiolase family protein: MSQQFPQGVAVVGVGDTDYGRLYRERDLEYPRDPYDLALQAFKSSLDDSGLSKDEIDGVICVRDVSSYETFCTKAGIKHPRLVNYLLPEGRQSGLALQYAAMAVSSGMANNVLIIYSNVGRSAGVNYGSSGDGADPFGLVHGMTSPGAHVASMFERYMYEYNVTPESLANVAISNRYHASMNPNAVFKEPLTVDDYMNSRYIAEPLHLYDYCLINDGAVAIIVSSVEKAKSLQKPVVELLSTSTCGDMGPTYAKEDFFYSALQKASDDVYSLAGVSQEDIDCLQIYDNFTPVVFFGLEGIGFCGKGEAPDYLKQYGSMVGKSSCPINTSGSHTSETYMQGFNLHVEAVRQLRHECGERQVKDCELVQYVCPSPIVSSHILARR, from the coding sequence ATGAGCCAACAATTTCCTCAAGGTGTTGCTGTTGTTGGAGTTGGGGACACCGATTACGGCAGATTATACAGAGAAAGGGATCTTGAATATCCGAGAGATCCATATGATTTAGCTTTACAAGCTTTCAAATCTTCCCTTGATGATTCCGGGCTATCAAAGGATGAGATTGACGGTGTTATCTGTGTCCGTGATGTATCTTCTTATGAAACTTTCTGTACAAAAGCGGGAATTAAACATCCTCGGTTGGTAAACTATCTTTTACCAGAAGGAAGGCAATCAGGGCTAGCTCTTCAGTATGCTGCGATGGCCGTATCTTCGGGTATGGCAAACAATGTACTAATAATTTATTCAAATGTAGGAAGGTCAGCTGGTGTTAATTATGGTTCTTCTGGTGATGGAGCTGACCCATTTGGTTTAGTTCATGGTATGACTTCACCTGGTGCACATGTTGCTTCTATGTTTGAAAGGTATATGTATGAGTATAATGTAACGCCTGAATCTTTAGCAAATGTAGCAATTTCAAATCGTTACCATGCATCAATGAACCCAAATGCTGTATTTAAGGAGCCGCTTACTGTTGATGATTATATGAATTCACGATACATTGCTGAACCGCTTCATCTATACGATTATTGTCTTATTAATGATGGTGCAGTCGCGATTATTGTCTCTAGTGTAGAAAAGGCTAAATCATTACAAAAACCAGTTGTCGAATTACTTTCCACTAGCACTTGTGGAGATATGGGACCAACTTATGCAAAAGAGGACTTCTTTTATAGTGCATTACAAAAGGCTTCAGATGATGTATATTCATTGGCTGGTGTTTCTCAAGAGGACATTGATTGTTTACAAATTTATGATAATTTTACACCTGTTGTATTTTTTGGATTAGAAGGAATCGGTTTTTGTGGAAAAGGGGAAGCACCAGATTATTTAAAACAGTATGGCTCAATGGTTGGTAAGAGTTCTTGTCCAATTAATACAAGTGGGAGCCATACATCCGAAACCTATATGCAAGGATTTAACCTCCATGTTGAAGCTGTAAGGCAACTTCGTCACGAATGCGGGGAAAGGCAAGTGAAAGATTGTGAACTAGTTCAATATGTTTGCCCATCGCCAATAGTAAGTTCTCATATTTTAGCTAGACGATAA
- a CDS encoding Zn-ribbon domain-containing OB-fold protein, with translation MREVDREDVGNLMEHANQFSKPFWDGLKNKQIKLQKCNDCTHAQFPPGPVCSKCLSNNISWISSTGKARVWSKIGFWKPYLKPYTDVPYYVVMVKLAEGPMITARISEEHHSKINCDSEVEATFFDTVDGTVLLGFRPAEA, from the coding sequence ATGAGAGAAGTAGACCGAGAAGATGTTGGTAACCTTATGGAACACGCTAATCAATTTTCCAAACCTTTTTGGGATGGTTTAAAAAACAAGCAAATAAAATTGCAAAAATGCAATGATTGCACCCATGCCCAATTTCCACCTGGACCTGTTTGTTCAAAATGCTTATCAAACAACATCTCTTGGATTAGCTCAACAGGTAAGGCTAGAGTGTGGTCTAAAATTGGTTTTTGGAAACCATATTTAAAACCTTATACAGATGTTCCTTACTATGTAGTCATGGTCAAATTGGCAGAAGGTCCAATGATCACAGCTAGGATTTCAGAAGAACACCATTCTAAAATTAATTGTGATTCTGAAGTAGAAGCAACATTTTTTGACACGGTAGATGGGACAGTATTACTTGGATTTAGACCAGCTGAAGCTTAG
- a CDS encoding MmgE/PrpD family protein codes for MEIIDKQLTTFIKNSKYEDFPEQAIYSAKTAIIDCLGVAVHGVTTEVGKIIINYTKEFESKPTSSILGTNGLKTSPETAALTNGTLAHAIDFDDINTTLIGHPSTNLVPSILALGEYLNCSGKDLILAYIVGFEVETKLGKICNPSHYESGWHSTATLGTFGTTAACAKLLGLSEAEIDMALGIAGSLASGLRDNFGTMTKPLHAGKAAQNGITASLLAKRGFTGNREIITSPKGFLALFNVDENISKTANLKMLSDLEIINSGVVIKKHACCGSAHSAIDGVIKIVTEHDINYEDIDKLQVEINPLALNILIHNKPETGLEGKFSMEYMCSVAAIDRKAGIKQFNDNRVRQQDVQDFLSKVEVIPNSNLPILNWVTKINITLNNSHALSETIRVPIGYPENPLSKTELEEKFSECVEGILNHDQIKLVFNTINYLEDLENVKTLTKSLVQTNSLSHS; via the coding sequence ATGGAAATAATAGATAAGCAGTTAACGACTTTTATTAAGAACTCCAAATACGAAGATTTCCCTGAACAGGCAATTTATTCAGCAAAAACAGCCATTATAGATTGTTTAGGTGTCGCTGTTCATGGTGTAACTACAGAAGTAGGAAAAATTATAATCAATTACACAAAGGAATTCGAATCAAAGCCTACATCATCCATCCTCGGGACTAACGGTCTCAAAACATCTCCAGAAACAGCTGCTCTTACAAATGGTACTCTTGCACATGCTATTGATTTTGATGATATTAATACAACATTAATCGGACACCCTAGTACAAATTTAGTACCCTCTATATTAGCTTTAGGAGAGTATTTAAACTGTAGCGGTAAGGATTTAATATTAGCCTATATTGTAGGTTTTGAGGTGGAAACAAAATTAGGGAAAATTTGTAATCCTTCACATTATGAGTCAGGTTGGCATTCCACCGCAACATTAGGAACCTTTGGAACAACAGCAGCATGCGCCAAATTGTTAGGACTCTCTGAAGCTGAAATAGATATGGCATTGGGTATAGCAGGTTCCCTTGCCTCTGGTCTAAGGGATAACTTTGGAACGATGACAAAACCTCTTCATGCAGGCAAGGCTGCACAAAATGGAATTACAGCATCTTTATTAGCTAAAAGAGGTTTTACAGGAAATCGTGAAATTATTACTTCCCCTAAAGGATTCCTGGCACTATTTAATGTCGATGAAAATATTTCAAAAACAGCGAATTTAAAGATGTTATCCGATCTAGAAATTATTAATTCTGGAGTTGTAATTAAAAAACATGCCTGTTGTGGATCAGCACATTCAGCGATTGATGGAGTTATTAAAATTGTTACTGAACATGACATCAACTATGAAGATATTGACAAATTACAGGTCGAAATTAATCCATTAGCTCTAAATATTTTGATTCATAATAAACCTGAAACAGGATTAGAAGGTAAGTTTAGTATGGAATACATGTGTTCAGTTGCAGCAATTGATCGAAAAGCAGGGATTAAGCAATTCAATGATAATAGGGTGAGACAGCAAGATGTTCAAGATTTTTTGAGTAAAGTAGAAGTGATTCCAAATTCTAATTTACCCATATTAAATTGGGTAACAAAGATTAATATTACTTTAAATAATAGTCATGCGTTGTCAGAAACAATACGAGTACCGATTGGGTATCCTGAAAATCCACTGTCTAAAACTGAACTTGAAGAGAAATTCTCTGAATGTGTTGAAGGTATTTTAAATCATGACCAAATTAAATTGGTATTTAATACCATAAATTATTTGGAAGACCTAGAAAACGTAAAAACATTAACAAAATCTTTAGTACAGACTAATAGCCTATCACACTCTTAA
- a CDS encoding TAXI family TRAP transporter solute-binding subunit, which produces MKGFKVLAVVFLSLLMIVTAACNSKGNESVSGNSGSNSGSNEGSETTNFSDMSLTFGSATATGNWRIAMAATSQILKENLGIEASAQVTPGADTESAVGVREGIFNGGVTSTLTAERFAEGGNEPFIEPFQLNHWFYIGDMYWNSLVSKDSGITTIDEFAGHKIGVHSPGTINYIFNSEILFPAHGMSVEDLEAELIGTSTAIEHLKDKNIEGMSHARGPSGAIVELTMARDLVLAQPTPEAIEWVKENYPWAGPVKMPKDVYPDLEIPEPGLVFLIPTMSYLDPNLPDDLVYEMTKQVMENFEVIQNAGDAFKDIKPEHALQGATKKFPPHPGALKYYKEANIPGWEEFEYLLEN; this is translated from the coding sequence ATGAAGGGATTTAAAGTTTTAGCAGTAGTATTCTTATCTTTACTTATGATTGTTACAGCAGCGTGTAACTCTAAAGGAAACGAAAGTGTAAGTGGTAATTCAGGATCAAATTCAGGATCAAATGAAGGATCAGAAACTACAAATTTTAGTGACATGAGCTTAACGTTTGGTAGTGCAACAGCAACTGGAAACTGGAGAATAGCAATGGCAGCTACTTCACAAATTTTAAAAGAAAATCTAGGTATAGAAGCTTCTGCACAAGTAACACCAGGTGCAGACACTGAGAGTGCAGTAGGTGTAAGAGAAGGAATATTCAACGGTGGGGTAACTTCCACTCTTACTGCTGAACGTTTTGCTGAAGGTGGAAATGAACCATTTATAGAACCCTTTCAACTCAACCATTGGTTTTATATAGGAGATATGTATTGGAATAGCTTAGTGTCGAAAGATTCTGGCATTACTACAATTGATGAATTTGCAGGACACAAAATCGGTGTACACTCTCCAGGTACAATCAATTATATCTTTAATAGCGAAATTTTGTTTCCTGCCCATGGAATGTCAGTTGAAGATTTAGAAGCAGAATTAATTGGTACGTCTACAGCGATTGAACATTTAAAAGATAAAAATATTGAGGGTATGTCACATGCACGTGGGCCAAGTGGAGCGATTGTTGAGTTGACAATGGCTAGAGATTTAGTTCTTGCACAACCAACCCCGGAAGCAATCGAGTGGGTTAAAGAGAATTATCCATGGGCAGGTCCAGTAAAAATGCCAAAAGATGTTTACCCAGATTTAGAAATACCAGAACCGGGCTTAGTATTTTTAATTCCAACAATGTCTTATTTGGATCCAAATTTGCCTGATGATCTTGTTTATGAAATGACTAAACAGGTGATGGAAAACTTTGAAGTAATTCAAAATGCGGGAGATGCTTTTAAAGATATTAAGCCAGAACATGCACTTCAGGGTGCAACGAAGAAATTCCCACCGCATCCAGGCGCACTTAAATACTATAAAGAGGCTAATATTCCTGGATGGGAAGAATTTGAATACTTACTAGAAAATTAA